AGTGCGCATTCGCCTCGGCCGCCCGCTCGAACCGGTCGCCCGGATCGGACAGCTGGATGCCGCCGCCGGTGGGAGTGCCCGAGACCGGCCCGGAGCGTTGCTGGACCACGTGGGTGAGTTCGTGGGCGAGCAGGTGCCGCCCGGAGTCGCTGCCGGGCTGATAGTGCCCGGCGGAGAACACGATGTCGGAGCCGACCGTGTAGGCGTGGGCCTGCACGGACCGGGCCGAGGCGTCGGCTGCGCCGCCGGTGTGCACGCGCACGTCCGAGAAGTCGTGACCCATCCGGGTCTCCATCTCGGCGCGGGTGCCGGCCTCGAGCGGGGACCCGCTGGAGGAGGAGAGCAGGTCGAGCGCCGGCGAGCGGGCGTCGTCGATGAGCTCTTCGGTCGCGGCGTTGCCCGCGCTTCGCTGCAGGTCGAGCAGGCCGCGGGCGCCGAGCACCTCCGGATCGAAGGAGGCGAGCCCGGCGGGAGGGGACGCGGGCGCCGTCACGTTCGTCGCGCCGGGGCTGCGGGCCGGGCGTGACAAACGCTCCGTGCCCACCGAGCGCGGCCGGTCGGGGGTCTGCGGTCCGTGTTCGAGCATCATGCCTCCCGGTAGAGCTGTGCGCGCCATCCTCACCTCGCCGTGGGGTGAGGCGAAACGGCGCGCGGACGAACGATCGGGAGGGCGCGCGTGCCCGATCGGGCGAGGGCTCGGGCCGGGCCGCGCTCCGCCGTCACTCCCGCAGGGCGAGGTGCTGCGGCTCCGTGTCCATGTGCTCCCCGTTGCCGGGGAGGCCGTCGACCGGGCCGGGACCCTCCCCGAGGGTCACCCCGGCGAAGGCCATCGGCAGGCCGTGCGCGGTGCGGAGCGAGGCCCGGTCCATGAGCTGGGCGTGCACGTGCGGTTCGCTGCTGTTGCCGCTGTTCCCGCACCGGCCGATCACGGTGCCCGCCGTGACCGCCTCGCCGACCCGGACCGTGACCGAGTGGCGCTGCAGGTGCGCGACGGTGGCGAACACGCCGTCGTCGGTGCGGATAGTCACGTGGTTGCCCAGCAGGAAGGACGGGCCGCCGATCTCGCGGATCATGCCCTCGATCATCAGATAGCCCACGGCGAGGAGGTTCGACCGGGACCGGTGGTCGCGGTGGCGGCGGGCGGCGCGGACGACGACGCCGTCGGCCATCGCATGGACGGGCCGGCCGAACGCCGGATACTCCTGGGGGCGGCGCATGGGCCCCCGACCACCGAAGCTCGGGCGCGGGCGGTCGTGGGGCTCGTGCACGAGGTCGATCGCGTAGGCCTGTCCGTAGGCGCGGACGCCGTGGCTCGGGACCTTCGTGGCCGGGCTGTTGAGCGCAAGCCACCGCCCGTGCACCGGGGCAGGCACCGTGCGGGGCGCGTGCGCCGGGAGCAGCCGCGGGCCGGCGAACGTGATGATCACGGCCACGGCCCCGACGATGAGGGCCGCGTTCACGGCGGCGCCCCGCGCCGTGTCCACGAGGTCGTGATCGAGCGTGCGGAGTATCACCGCGTTGGCCACGAGTACGAGGCAGGCGGCGTAGTAGAGGAGCCCGCGGACTCGGTAGAGGGCCAGCAGC
The window above is part of the Pseudactinotalea sp. HY158 genome. Proteins encoded here:
- a CDS encoding M23 family metallopeptidase produces the protein MTAALLALYRVRGLLYYAACLVLVANAVILRTLDHDLVDTARGAAVNAALIVGAVAVIITFAGPRLLPAHAPRTVPAPVHGRWLALNSPATKVPSHGVRAYGQAYAIDLVHEPHDRPRPSFGGRGPMRRPQEYPAFGRPVHAMADGVVVRAARRHRDHRSRSNLLAVGYLMIEGMIREIGGPSFLLGNHVTIRTDDGVFATVAHLQRHSVTVRVGEAVTAGTVIGRCGNSGNSSEPHVHAQLMDRASLRTAHGLPMAFAGVTLGEGPGPVDGLPGNGEHMDTEPQHLALRE
- a CDS encoding DUF4157 domain-containing protein, producing MMLEHGPQTPDRPRSVGTERLSRPARSPGATNVTAPASPPAGLASFDPEVLGARGLLDLQRSAGNAATEELIDDARSPALDLLSSSSGSPLEAGTRAEMETRMGHDFSDVRVHTGGAADASARSVQAHAYTVGSDIVFSAGHYQPGSDSGRHLLAHELTHVVQQRSGPVSGTPTGGGIQLSDPGDRFERAAEANAHSVMAQPLQRASEETDLLEDEASSAVQTQRFVQREEAGDAVEDEEL